A genomic region of Mus musculus strain C57BL/6J chromosome 7, GRCm38.p6 C57BL/6J contains the following coding sequences:
- the Vmn1r152 gene encoding vomeronasal 1 receptor 152: MSAHGKSVKTTEEVALQILLLCQFGVGTVANVFLFVHNFSPVLTGSKQRPRQVILSHMAVANALTLFLTIFPNNMSAFASKTPPNELKCKLEFFSHMVARSKNLCSTCVLSIHQFVTLVPVNRGKGKLILRASVPNLWNYSCYSCWFYSVLSNIHIPIKVTGPQITDNNTDSKSNLFGSTSGFIVGMVFLQFSHDATFMTIMVWTSVSMVLLLHRHRQQMQHILTPNQDARGQAETRATHTILMLVVTFVRFYLLNCICIIFHAFSIHSRLFIRLVSEVLAAVFPSICPLLLIFRDPKDPCSVLFKC, from the coding sequence ATGTCTGCTCATGGTAAATCcgtgaaaaccactgaggaagtggctcttcagatcctcttgctttgccagtttggggttggaactgtggccaatgtctttctgtttgtccataatttctctccagtcttgactggttctaaacagaggcccagacaggtgattttaagccacatggctgtggccaatgccttgactctattcctcactatatttccaaacaacatgagTGCTTTTGCTTCCAAAACTCCTCCAaatgaactcaaatgtaaattagaattcttcagtcacatggtggcaagaagcaaaaatttgtgttccacctgtgtcctgagtatccatcagtttgtcactcttGTTCCTGTTAATAGAGGTAAAGGTAAACTTATACTCAGAGCAAGTGTCCCAAATTTGTGGAATTATTCCTGCTACAGTTGTTGGTTTTAcagtgtcttaagtaacatccacattccaattaaggtcactggtccacagataacagacaataacactgactctaAAAGCAACTTGTTCGGTTCCACTTCTGGGTTCATTGTAGGCATGGTCTTCTTGCAGTTTTCCcatgatgccacattcatgaccatcatggtctggaccagtgtctccatggtacttctcctccatagacatcgccagcaaatgcagcacatcctcactcccaatcaggatgccagaggccaagctgagaccagagcaacccatactatcctgatgttggtggtcacatttgttagattttatcttctaaattgtatttgtatcatctttcatGCCTTTTCTATACATTCTCGTCTCTTCATAAGGCTTGTCAGTGAGGTTCTGGCTGCAGTCTTCCCCAGTATCTGCCccttactgttgatcttcagagatcctaaagatccttgttctgtgctcttcAAGTGTTGA